A genomic segment from Dasypus novemcinctus isolate mDasNov1 chromosome X, mDasNov1.1.hap2, whole genome shotgun sequence encodes:
- the RBBP7 gene encoding histone-binding protein RBBP7 isoform X1, giving the protein MASKEMFEDTVEERVINEEYKIWKKNTPFLYDLVMTHALQWPSLTVQWLPEVTKPEGKDYALHWLVLGTHTSDEQNHLVVARVHIPNDDAQFDASHCDSDKGEFGGFGSVTGKIECEIKINHEGEVNRARYMPQNPHIIATKTPSSDVLVFDYTKHPAKPDPSGECNPDLRLRGHQKEGYGLSWNSNLSGHLLSASDDHTVCLWDINAGPKEGKIVDAKAIFTGHSAVVEDVAWHLLHESLFGSVADDQKLMIWDTRSNTTSKPSHLVDAHTAEVNCLSFNPYSEFILATGSADKTVALWDLRNLKLKLHTFESHKDEIFQVHWSPHNETILASSGTDRRLNVWDLSKIGEEQSAEDAEDGPPELLFIHGGHTAKISDFSWNPNEPWVICSVSEDNIMQIWQMAENIYNDEESDVTASELEGQGS; this is encoded by the exons ATGGCGAGTAAAGAGA TGTTTGAAGATACTGTGGAGGAGCGTGTCATCAATGAAGAATATAAAATCTGGAAGAAGAACACACCATTTCTGTATGACCTGGTTATGACCCATGCTCTTCAGTGGCCGAGTCTTACCGTTCAGTGGCTTCCTGAAGTGACTAA ACCAGAAGGAAAGGATTATGCTCTTCATTGGCTTGTGCTGGGGACTCACACGTCTGATGAGCAGAATCATTTGGTGGTGGCTCGAGTACATATTCCAAATGATGATGCACAGTTTGATGCTTCCCATTGTGACAGTGACAAGGGTG AATTTGGTGGCTTTGGTTCTGTAACAGGAAAAATTGAATGTGAGATTAAAATTAACCATGAAGGAGAAGTCAACCGTGCTCGTTACATGCCACAGAATCCTCACATTATTGCTACAAAAACACCATCTTCTGACGTGTTGGTTTTTGACTATACAAAGCACCCTGCTAAGCCAG accCAAGCGGAGAATGTAATCCTGATCTTAGGTTAAGAGGTCACCAAAAAGAAGGCTATGGTCTTTCCTGGAATTCTAATTTGAGTGGACATCTCCTAAGTGCATCTGATGACCAT aCTGTCTGTCTGTGGGATATAAATGCAGGACCAAAGGAAGGCAAAATTGTGGATGCTAAAGCAATCTTTACTGGCCACTCAGCTGTTGTAGAAGATGTGGCCTGGCACCTGCTCCATGAGTCATTGTTTGGATCTGTTGCTGATGATCAGAAACTTATGAT atGGGACACCAGGTCTAATACCACCTCCAAGCCAAGCCACTTGGTGGACGCTCACACAGCTGAGGTCAACTGTCTGTCATTCAATCCCTACAGCGAGTTCATTCTAGCAACTGGCTCCGCGGATAAG ACTGTAGCTTTATGGGATCTGCgtaatttaaaattaaagctCCACACCTTTGAATCTCATAAGGATGAGATTTTCCAG GTCCACTGGTCTCCGCATAATGAAACTATTTTGGCTTCAAGTGGTACTGATCGCCGTCTCAATGTATGGGATTTAAG taaaattggaGAGGAGCAATCAGCAGAAGATGCAGAAGACGGGCCTCCAGAGCTCCTG TTCATTCATGGAGGACACACCGCCAAGATCTCAGATTTCAGTTGGAACCCCAATGAGCCTTGGGTTATTTGCTCGGTGTCTGAGGATAACATCATGCAAATATGGCAAATG GCTGAAAATATTTACAACGATGAAGAATCAGATGTCACAGCATCGGAACTGGAGGGGCAAGGATCTTAA
- the RBBP7 gene encoding histone-binding protein RBBP7 isoform X2: MTHALQWPSLTVQWLPEVTKPEGKDYALHWLVLGTHTSDEQNHLVVARVHIPNDDAQFDASHCDSDKGEFGGFGSVTGKIECEIKINHEGEVNRARYMPQNPHIIATKTPSSDVLVFDYTKHPAKPDPSGECNPDLRLRGHQKEGYGLSWNSNLSGHLLSASDDHTVCLWDINAGPKEGKIVDAKAIFTGHSAVVEDVAWHLLHESLFGSVADDQKLMIWDTRSNTTSKPSHLVDAHTAEVNCLSFNPYSEFILATGSADKTVALWDLRNLKLKLHTFESHKDEIFQVHWSPHNETILASSGTDRRLNVWDLSKIGEEQSAEDAEDGPPELLFIHGGHTAKISDFSWNPNEPWVICSVSEDNIMQIWQMAENIYNDEESDVTASELEGQGS, translated from the exons ATGACCCATGCTCTTCAGTGGCCGAGTCTTACCGTTCAGTGGCTTCCTGAAGTGACTAA ACCAGAAGGAAAGGATTATGCTCTTCATTGGCTTGTGCTGGGGACTCACACGTCTGATGAGCAGAATCATTTGGTGGTGGCTCGAGTACATATTCCAAATGATGATGCACAGTTTGATGCTTCCCATTGTGACAGTGACAAGGGTG AATTTGGTGGCTTTGGTTCTGTAACAGGAAAAATTGAATGTGAGATTAAAATTAACCATGAAGGAGAAGTCAACCGTGCTCGTTACATGCCACAGAATCCTCACATTATTGCTACAAAAACACCATCTTCTGACGTGTTGGTTTTTGACTATACAAAGCACCCTGCTAAGCCAG accCAAGCGGAGAATGTAATCCTGATCTTAGGTTAAGAGGTCACCAAAAAGAAGGCTATGGTCTTTCCTGGAATTCTAATTTGAGTGGACATCTCCTAAGTGCATCTGATGACCAT aCTGTCTGTCTGTGGGATATAAATGCAGGACCAAAGGAAGGCAAAATTGTGGATGCTAAAGCAATCTTTACTGGCCACTCAGCTGTTGTAGAAGATGTGGCCTGGCACCTGCTCCATGAGTCATTGTTTGGATCTGTTGCTGATGATCAGAAACTTATGAT atGGGACACCAGGTCTAATACCACCTCCAAGCCAAGCCACTTGGTGGACGCTCACACAGCTGAGGTCAACTGTCTGTCATTCAATCCCTACAGCGAGTTCATTCTAGCAACTGGCTCCGCGGATAAG ACTGTAGCTTTATGGGATCTGCgtaatttaaaattaaagctCCACACCTTTGAATCTCATAAGGATGAGATTTTCCAG GTCCACTGGTCTCCGCATAATGAAACTATTTTGGCTTCAAGTGGTACTGATCGCCGTCTCAATGTATGGGATTTAAG taaaattggaGAGGAGCAATCAGCAGAAGATGCAGAAGACGGGCCTCCAGAGCTCCTG TTCATTCATGGAGGACACACCGCCAAGATCTCAGATTTCAGTTGGAACCCCAATGAGCCTTGGGTTATTTGCTCGGTGTCTGAGGATAACATCATGCAAATATGGCAAATG GCTGAAAATATTTACAACGATGAAGAATCAGATGTCACAGCATCGGAACTGGAGGGGCAAGGATCTTAA